Proteins encoded together in one Lathyrus oleraceus cultivar Zhongwan6 chromosome 5, CAAS_Psat_ZW6_1.0, whole genome shotgun sequence window:
- the LOC127080121 gene encoding uncharacterized protein LOC127080121 isoform X1: MDRYQRVEKPKADTPINENEIRITTQGRMRNYITYATTLFQEKGSDEIVVKAMGRAINKTVMITELIKRRIVGLHQNTQIGSTDITDTWEPLEEGLLPLETTRHVSMITITLSKKELDTSSIGYQPPLPVDQVKPLNEYEDEGEGSPRMRGRGRGRGRGRGRGRGRGMYNGGMEYGDGWDGGRGYGGRGRGRAWGRAFRGRGRGFGAQPVGYYDNGEYDAPPAPRGRGRGRGWGGGRGRDVGQGAAA; encoded by the exons ATGGATAGATACCAGAGGGTGGAGAAGCCCAAAGCAGATACTCCGATTAACGAGAATGAGATCCGCATTACCACTCAAGGAAGGATGAGAAACTATATCACATATGCTACCACTCTCTTTCAA GAGAAAGGATCAGATGAAATTGTTGTCAAAGCAATGGGACGGGCAATAAATAAGACTGTAATGATTACTGAGCTAATAAAG AGAAGGATTGTTGGTCTGCATCAGAATACTCAAATTGGGTCAACTGATATAACTGACACATGGGAGCCACTAGAAGAAGGCCTTCTTCC TTTGGAAACTACCCGTCATGTTTCAATGATCACAATCACCTTGTCAAAGAAAGAGCTGGATACTTCCTCTATAGG ATATCAACCTCCTCTACCAGTTGATCAAGTAAAACCCTTAAATGAATATGAAGACGAAGGAG AAGGCTCACCAAGGATGCGAGGAAGAGGGCGAGGTCGTGGAAGGGGCAGGGGTAGAGGTAGAGGAAGAG GCATGTACAATGGGGGTATGGAATATGGAGATGGTTGGGATGGTGGCCGTGGCTATGGTGGCAGAGGGCGTGGCCGTGCATGGGGCCGTGCTTTCCGGGGACGAGGACGAGGCTTTGGTGCCCAGCCTGTTGGGTATTACGACAATGGTGAATATGATGCACCACCTGCCCCACGTG GCCGAGGTCGTGGAAGGGGATGGGGTGGTGGGCGTGGTCGTGATGTAGGCCAAGGTGCAGCTGCCTGA
- the LOC127080121 gene encoding uncharacterized protein LOC127080121 isoform X2, whose amino-acid sequence MDRYQRVEKPKADTPINENEIRITTQGRMRNYITYATTLFQEKGSDEIVVKAMGRAINKTVMITELIKRRIVGLHQNTQIGSTDITDTWEPLEEGLLPLETTRHVSMITITLSKKELDTSSIGYQPPLPVDQVKPLNEYEDEGGSPRMRGRGRGRGRGRGRGRGRGMYNGGMEYGDGWDGGRGYGGRGRGRAWGRAFRGRGRGFGAQPVGYYDNGEYDAPPAPRGRGRGRGWGGGRGRDVGQGAAA is encoded by the exons ATGGATAGATACCAGAGGGTGGAGAAGCCCAAAGCAGATACTCCGATTAACGAGAATGAGATCCGCATTACCACTCAAGGAAGGATGAGAAACTATATCACATATGCTACCACTCTCTTTCAA GAGAAAGGATCAGATGAAATTGTTGTCAAAGCAATGGGACGGGCAATAAATAAGACTGTAATGATTACTGAGCTAATAAAG AGAAGGATTGTTGGTCTGCATCAGAATACTCAAATTGGGTCAACTGATATAACTGACACATGGGAGCCACTAGAAGAAGGCCTTCTTCC TTTGGAAACTACCCGTCATGTTTCAATGATCACAATCACCTTGTCAAAGAAAGAGCTGGATACTTCCTCTATAGG ATATCAACCTCCTCTACCAGTTGATCAAGTAAAACCCTTAAATGAATATGAAGACGAAGGAG GCTCACCAAGGATGCGAGGAAGAGGGCGAGGTCGTGGAAGGGGCAGGGGTAGAGGTAGAGGAAGAG GCATGTACAATGGGGGTATGGAATATGGAGATGGTTGGGATGGTGGCCGTGGCTATGGTGGCAGAGGGCGTGGCCGTGCATGGGGCCGTGCTTTCCGGGGACGAGGACGAGGCTTTGGTGCCCAGCCTGTTGGGTATTACGACAATGGTGAATATGATGCACCACCTGCCCCACGTG GCCGAGGTCGTGGAAGGGGATGGGGTGGTGGGCGTGGTCGTGATGTAGGCCAAGGTGCAGCTGCCTGA